One genomic window of Mucilaginibacter sp. SJ includes the following:
- a CDS encoding RagB/SusD family nutrient uptake outer membrane protein, which yields MKKPYKIRTYLTSLSMLLLFSFASCQNGYLGKKPDKSLLVPATPTDFQSLMDNFMVFNQSPGLTVISADEALIPDVILESFSSPIEKNAYLWEKDIYEGQAILDWNVSYKQVFYSNIVLEGLTANPVKGSVDSRNTTEGEALFWRSFAFYNLVTLFSKHYDKTSSANDLGIPLRLVSDVNAKVGRATVQQVYDQVLKDLKQAENLLPATAPYQSRPVKAAANALLARIYLNIGDNDNALNYASAALKLHSTLLNYNELDATSDSPFPSSPAVNNPEVILYDHLNSYQMFLSSNLTVSPELYQLYDSKDLRKTIFYSGDDPNYFKGRYTGFSLELFGGLATDELYLIRAECFARKGNAQDALADLNTLLVTRWKTGTFQAMTTANTPDILSSVLTERRKELAFRGLRWDDLKRLNKDSRFAKTLAKSYGGKAYQLDPSDKRYVLPISPDEIKGSGIEQNDR from the coding sequence ATGAAAAAACCATATAAAATCAGAACCTATCTAACCTCGCTGAGTATGCTTTTGCTGTTCAGCTTTGCATCCTGCCAAAACGGCTATCTGGGCAAGAAACCGGATAAATCGTTGCTTGTACCGGCAACCCCTACTGATTTCCAGTCCCTGATGGACAATTTTATGGTATTCAACCAAAGCCCGGGGTTAACAGTGATCTCAGCAGACGAAGCGCTAATTCCGGATGTTATTCTCGAATCCTTCAGCAGCCCTATTGAGAAAAATGCTTATCTCTGGGAAAAGGATATTTATGAAGGGCAAGCAATTTTAGATTGGAATGTTTCCTACAAACAAGTTTTCTATTCCAACATCGTATTGGAAGGCCTGACTGCAAACCCAGTCAAGGGATCGGTAGATTCACGTAATACAACAGAAGGTGAAGCCCTATTCTGGCGGTCGTTTGCTTTTTATAACCTGGTCACGCTGTTCAGCAAACACTATGACAAGACCTCGTCGGCCAATGATTTGGGAATACCTTTGAGGCTTGTTTCTGATGTGAATGCGAAAGTAGGCCGGGCAACTGTGCAGCAGGTTTACGACCAGGTTCTCAAGGATCTTAAACAAGCTGAGAATTTATTGCCTGCTACCGCTCCTTATCAAAGCCGCCCGGTCAAAGCGGCAGCAAATGCGTTGCTAGCAAGGATTTATCTTAATATAGGAGACAACGATAATGCTTTAAACTATGCTTCCGCAGCACTGAAGCTGCATTCGACATTATTGAATTACAATGAGCTGGATGCAACATCAGACAGTCCGTTCCCTTCCTCGCCTGCAGTTAACAATCCCGAGGTTATCCTTTATGACCATTTAAATTCCTATCAAATGTTCTTGAGCTCCAACCTTACCGTAAGCCCCGAACTCTATCAACTTTATGATTCCAAGGATTTGCGCAAAACAATTTTTTACAGCGGGGATGATCCTAATTACTTCAAAGGAAGATATACCGGGTTTAGTCTTGAATTATTTGGAGGGCTTGCAACAGACGAACTTTACCTGATCAGGGCAGAATGCTTTGCCCGAAAAGGAAATGCCCAGGACGCGCTCGCCGATTTGAACACATTGTTGGTAACACGCTGGAAGACGGGAACCTTTCAGGCGATGACGACGGCTAACACGCCTGACATCCTCAGTTCAGTTTTGACGGAACGCCGCAAAGAGCTTGCATTCAGGGGGCTTCGGTGGGATGATTTAAAAAGGCTGAATAAAGATTCACGTTTTGCAAAGACGTTAGCAAAGTCATATGGCGGAAAGGCCTATCAACTGGATCCATCAGATAAACGGTATGTCTTGCCGATATCTCCTGATGAAATTAAGGGAAGTGGCATAGAGCAAAACGACAGGTAA
- a CDS encoding TlpA family protein disulfide reductase, with amino-acid sequence MKHYLSFLAALCLFLNASARDKSYTFYNKINGLQPGDKVPDIIIKGLTNNNGKSEARISDYRGKLLILDFWATWCVPCVDMISKMNGLQDAYKEKLQIMPVAYQSKTEVETFLGRLAKERGIKEQLPGVMGDTELGKLFPHSELPHLVWIGPDGIVKAITDQRALSNEVINRFLQGGDASLKVKEDEVNNYDHDSNLLIAPTEESADVSFAVSGYITGVGRGYYNNTMIDGEGEDRRITARNQTIPELYLLAYSKQPKEIAFEVVDTTGLTAGNLKSDDFRDWLKKGNGYCVELILPDSLRKKSYQILREKLSGHFTKYTASLETRKVKCLALVRTSNMDKLKSTGQKPAVEQDAFGARFTNCYLRVFISRMQLPLQYHPLPLKDETGYMDKADLQLTGNLTKLDEVNRELAKYDLRFEERLADLEMVVIRDAPNSKP; translated from the coding sequence ATGAAGCACTATTTAAGCTTCCTGGCAGCGCTTTGCCTTTTTTTGAACGCAAGCGCCAGGGATAAATCATATACATTTTATAACAAAATTAACGGCCTTCAACCCGGCGACAAGGTTCCTGATATCATCATCAAGGGATTGACAAACAATAATGGAAAATCAGAAGCCCGTATATCCGATTATCGCGGCAAACTATTGATCCTGGATTTCTGGGCTACATGGTGTGTTCCCTGTGTGGACATGATATCGAAAATGAACGGCCTTCAGGATGCTTATAAAGAAAAGCTACAGATTATGCCTGTAGCGTATCAAAGCAAAACGGAGGTTGAAACTTTTTTGGGCAGGCTTGCAAAAGAGCGCGGCATTAAAGAGCAACTTCCGGGTGTTATGGGAGATACTGAACTTGGGAAATTGTTTCCGCATTCAGAGCTGCCTCACCTCGTATGGATAGGGCCCGATGGCATCGTCAAAGCTATTACCGATCAACGCGCACTAAGCAATGAAGTAATCAACCGTTTTCTGCAAGGTGGCGATGCCTCCCTTAAAGTGAAGGAAGACGAAGTTAACAATTACGACCATGATTCGAACCTATTGATTGCACCTACCGAAGAAAGCGCGGATGTATCATTTGCAGTTAGCGGATACATCACAGGTGTTGGCAGGGGGTATTATAATAATACCATGATAGACGGAGAAGGTGAAGACAGACGCATAACCGCGCGTAATCAAACGATACCAGAGTTATACCTTCTTGCATATTCAAAACAACCGAAAGAGATCGCATTTGAAGTTGTCGATACGACGGGGCTTACTGCCGGGAATTTAAAAAGCGATGACTTTAGGGATTGGTTAAAAAAGGGCAATGGATATTGTGTTGAACTTATTTTGCCCGACAGCCTCAGAAAGAAATCCTACCAGATTTTGAGGGAGAAATTAAGTGGCCATTTTACCAAATACACTGCGTCATTAGAAACAAGGAAGGTGAAATGCCTCGCATTAGTCCGTACTTCCAATATGGACAAGTTAAAATCAACCGGCCAGAAACCTGCCGTGGAACAGGACGCGTTCGGGGCCAGGTTTACCAACTGCTACCTGCGCGTATTCATCAGCAGAATGCAATTACCCTTGCAATATCACCCATTACCACTTAAAGACGAAACGGGATATATGGATAAGGCGGACCTGCAACTCACCGGGAACCTGACCAAACTTGATGAAGTGAACCGGGAACTGGCCAAATATGACCTCCGTTTCGAGGAGCGGCTTGCAGACCTTGAAATGGTGGTAATACGTGACGCGCCCAATTCAAAACCTTAA
- a CDS encoding SusC/RagA family TonB-linked outer membrane protein yields MKIQMLNNIKDRKPQAPLICSGYFASLFVISFLITIIPLRSFAQDRTVRGHVATEAGVPLHGATIKVKDGGQTALTDTAGDFSIKISGKVTLIISYIGYSPLEVNVLSNGRQPLYITLNSSAAELKEVVVSTGYQSIPAERATGSFVQVDNKLLNRRVSTGIIDRLEDVTPGLLFNKGKSANANQLSIRGQNTIYGNANPLIVIDNFPYDGNINNINPNDVESISVLKDAAAASIWGSRAGNGVIVITTKKAAYKQPLRVSFNANTTVGDKPNAFYQPRMSASDFIDVEKTVFARGYYRNQENGYNHPALTPVVELLIAGRDGKLSTEEMNRQIDALRGLDVRNDFQKYFYQKSINQQYALNLSGGGDNQRFFVGGGYDHNRENLTTNGYQRYTLNASQTVAMLKRKLELTTAFYLTESSRQQGNGGTGLIGLKTGAGNTLYPYATLADASGNPLAIAHDHRLAFIDGAQNAGLLDWGYRALDELRLADNTVRLTDYRLNTALNYKITNDLSASVLYQYGHTLTTGRNLQGADTYYARDLINSYTQVDETGALTYGIPQGGILDIANISVSSQSLRGQFNFNRNWQDKHQVNAIAGYEIRSLHTVSNSNREYGYDDAHATALPVNYITPFPQYAAPGNEVPVPYFDSFTDLTDRNISYYANAAYTYAYKYTLSASVRRDRSNLFGVNANQQGVPLYSAGLSWNIDRERFYRLDWLPYFKLRLTYGYNGNVNKSLSAYTTAQYLDGNPINTVYAQVRNPPNPDLRWERVRVINAGLDFETTGNRVSGTIEPYWKRGIDLIGDIAFAPSTGISTFRGNTANTSGRGIDVTINSRNFTGNFKWQTTLLFSHVTDKVTNYAFKQDALSTLGLSESQVFPMQGRPFYALYGYKWAGLDPQTGDPQGYLNGKISKSYAQIISSSTADSLQFIGAARPTTYGALRNTFSFGQFSLSANVTYRFGYYFRQPGIAYNSILTGQGYYAGLYSQRWQHPGDENRTKVPSQPAGFNSSRDNFYNYSAALAEKGDNIRLQDISLSYALDKVALKSLPVRQMSVYFYANNLGIIWKATKTKFDPDYPTTAYPPVKTFSLGIKADF; encoded by the coding sequence ATGAAGATCCAAATGCTTAATAATATTAAAGATCGAAAGCCTCAGGCCCCGTTAATCTGTAGCGGATATTTCGCCTCCTTATTTGTAATAAGCTTTCTCATCACCATAATTCCGCTGCGCAGTTTTGCCCAGGATAGAACGGTGCGCGGCCATGTGGCAACAGAAGCAGGTGTTCCGCTACATGGGGCAACGATAAAAGTAAAGGACGGAGGGCAGACTGCATTAACTGATACCGCGGGTGATTTCTCCATAAAAATCTCAGGCAAGGTTACGTTGATCATTTCCTATATCGGCTATTCGCCTCTTGAGGTTAACGTACTGTCAAACGGAAGGCAACCGCTGTATATAACGCTAAACTCATCGGCTGCTGAGCTGAAAGAAGTTGTCGTATCTACGGGTTACCAGTCGATACCTGCCGAAAGGGCTACCGGTTCTTTCGTACAGGTTGATAACAAGCTATTAAACCGGCGTGTAAGTACCGGAATTATTGACAGGTTGGAAGACGTTACCCCCGGTTTACTTTTTAACAAGGGAAAATCCGCAAATGCCAATCAACTGAGCATTCGGGGACAAAACACCATCTATGGCAATGCAAATCCGCTCATCGTCATCGATAATTTTCCATACGATGGCAATATCAATAATATCAATCCGAATGATGTGGAGAGCATTTCCGTATTGAAAGACGCGGCAGCCGCGTCAATATGGGGATCGCGGGCAGGTAACGGCGTAATTGTTATCACTACTAAAAAAGCAGCCTATAAACAGCCATTGCGTGTGTCGTTCAATGCCAATACGACTGTTGGCGACAAACCAAATGCATTTTACCAACCTCGCATGTCGGCCTCGGACTTTATCGACGTAGAAAAAACGGTATTTGCAAGAGGGTATTACAGAAACCAGGAGAACGGGTATAATCATCCTGCCCTTACCCCGGTGGTAGAATTATTGATTGCCGGACGCGACGGTAAACTTAGCACAGAGGAAATGAACCGGCAAATCGATGCTTTGCGTGGACTGGATGTCCGGAATGATTTTCAAAAATACTTCTATCAGAAAAGCATCAACCAGCAATACGCCTTAAACCTGAGTGGCGGCGGTGATAATCAACGTTTTTTCGTAGGAGGCGGCTATGACCATAACCGGGAGAATTTAACAACCAATGGCTACCAGCGCTATACCCTAAACGCCAGCCAAACTGTAGCCATGCTGAAAAGAAAGCTGGAATTGACGACTGCCTTTTATTTGACCGAAAGCAGCCGGCAGCAAGGCAACGGCGGAACAGGCCTGATTGGCCTGAAAACCGGTGCCGGCAATACCTTATACCCGTATGCGACGCTTGCGGACGCCTCAGGAAATCCGCTCGCCATAGCCCACGATCATAGGCTGGCGTTTATCGATGGCGCGCAAAACGCAGGTCTGCTGGACTGGGGCTATCGTGCTCTTGATGAATTGCGACTGGCCGACAATACGGTTAGGCTGACAGACTATAGGTTAAACACCGCGTTGAATTACAAAATCACCAATGATTTATCGGCTTCCGTTTTATATCAATATGGACATACACTTACCACGGGACGAAATCTGCAGGGTGCGGATACCTACTATGCCAGGGATTTGATCAATAGCTATACACAGGTGGATGAAACCGGGGCACTAACATACGGAATTCCCCAGGGCGGAATTCTGGATATAGCGAATATTTCCGTTTCCAGCCAAAGCTTGCGGGGGCAATTCAATTTCAACCGCAACTGGCAAGATAAGCATCAAGTCAATGCAATTGCAGGGTATGAAATCCGGAGCCTCCATACTGTATCAAACAGTAACCGCGAATATGGCTACGACGATGCGCACGCAACTGCGCTGCCAGTTAACTATATCACGCCTTTTCCGCAATATGCTGCCCCCGGAAACGAGGTTCCCGTCCCTTATTTTGACAGCTTCACGGATTTAACCGACAGGAACATTTCTTATTATGCTAACGCAGCTTATACTTATGCCTATAAATACACCCTTTCGGCCAGTGTGCGGCGAGACCGCAGTAATCTTTTTGGGGTGAACGCCAATCAGCAGGGAGTTCCGTTGTATTCAGCAGGGTTAAGCTGGAACATCGACCGGGAACGTTTTTACAGGTTAGACTGGTTACCCTATTTCAAACTGAGACTTACCTATGGATACAACGGAAATGTCAACAAGTCCCTTTCTGCCTACACCACCGCGCAATATCTTGACGGCAATCCGATAAACACAGTTTATGCACAGGTCCGGAATCCTCCTAACCCCGATCTGCGCTGGGAACGCGTCCGGGTTATCAATGCCGGACTCGACTTTGAAACAACGGGCAACAGGGTTAGCGGCACTATCGAGCCATATTGGAAACGCGGAATCGATCTGATCGGAGACATCGCTTTCGCACCATCTACCGGTATAAGCACTTTTCGAGGCAATACCGCTAATACGAGCGGCCGCGGGATAGATGTGACGATTAACAGCCGTAATTTTACAGGCAACTTCAAATGGCAAACAACTTTATTGTTCAGTCATGTAACCGACAAGGTTACGAATTACGCTTTCAAACAGGATGCGCTGAGTACACTGGGTTTAAGCGAAAGTCAGGTTTTCCCTATGCAGGGTCGCCCGTTCTATGCATTGTATGGTTATAAATGGGCTGGACTTGATCCGCAGACCGGTGACCCTCAAGGATATCTTAATGGAAAAATAAGTAAAAGCTACGCGCAGATCATTAGTTCATCCACAGCAGATAGCCTCCAGTTTATCGGAGCAGCGAGACCAACGACTTATGGTGCACTTCGGAATACCTTTAGTTTCGGTCAATTCTCGTTATCTGCGAATGTGACTTACCGCTTCGGGTATTATTTCAGGCAACCGGGTATCGCATATAATTCCATCCTGACCGGGCAGGGATATTATGCGGGCCTGTATAGTCAACGCTGGCAACATCCGGGCGATGAAAACCGCACGAAGGTGCCCTCTCAGCCAGCCGGGTTTAATAGCAGCAGGGATAATTTTTATAATTATTCAGCAGCGCTCGCCGAGAAAGGCGACAACATCCGCTTACAGGATATATCCCTTTCCTACGCATTGGATAAAGTAGCCCTTAAAAGCCTGCCGGTAAGACAAATGTCCGTCTATTTTTATGCAAACAATCTCGGGATCATATGGAAAGCGACCAAAACGAAATTTGATCCGGATTACCCAACAACGGCTTATCCACCGGTAAAAACCTTTTCCCTGGGAATCAAAGCGGATTTTTAA